One Veillonellaceae bacterium genomic window carries:
- a CDS encoding L-seryl-tRNA(Sec) selenium transferase, whose product MNARLRNLPAIDKLLAIAESRDSLAKFPQSSLVSALRNVVDNARQELRQGNEFDITPEGLVAQAAQIIVNREEASLQRVVNATGVVLHTNLGRAPLSARAASAVNKVMTGYSTLEYNIADGQRGTRYSHIAERIARLVGSEDAIVVNNNAAAVLLVLSTLACGREVIVSRGQLVEIGGSFRIPDVMRQSGATLVEVGTTNKTHLSDYENAITDNTGAILKVHTSNYRIVGFTAQPDDAQLKQLALRHNLPMLEDLGSGTLLPLSLGDWHEPSVAERLAKGIDIVTFSGDKLLGAGQAGIIAGKKDYIDKMKKHPLLRAIRIDKLSLAALEGTLIDYELGDAEQTIPVQRYLRMSYEQLDEKAARLKRALAFLPDEWVCEKIDIESQAGGGSLPGIGMASIGIALKPTIISTAQLEKRLRDHKVPIIARVQSDRVIIDVRCLEDGDMDSIAEACKAIVGEVL is encoded by the coding sequence ATTAATGCCAGACTGCGTAATCTACCGGCGATTGACAAACTCCTGGCTATAGCCGAAAGCCGTGATTCCTTGGCGAAGTTTCCGCAGTCAAGCTTAGTCAGCGCACTCCGCAACGTTGTAGATAATGCAAGGCAGGAATTAAGGCAAGGAAATGAATTTGACATAACACCAGAAGGGCTCGTTGCTCAGGCAGCGCAAATAATTGTCAATCGCGAAGAAGCCAGTCTACAGCGGGTAGTCAATGCCACCGGGGTAGTGCTGCACACAAATCTTGGTCGTGCGCCACTGTCAGCGCGGGCTGCCAGCGCTGTTAACAAAGTAATGACCGGCTATAGCACCTTAGAATACAACATTGCAGACGGGCAGCGTGGTACCAGATACTCGCATATTGCTGAAAGAATTGCACGGCTTGTGGGATCTGAAGATGCTATTGTGGTTAACAATAACGCGGCAGCTGTCTTATTAGTGCTGTCAACGCTGGCTTGCGGCCGTGAAGTAATTGTAAGTCGCGGCCAGTTGGTAGAAATCGGCGGATCTTTTCGCATACCCGATGTTATGCGGCAGAGCGGGGCAACCTTAGTTGAAGTAGGAACAACTAATAAAACACATCTCTCGGACTATGAAAATGCCATTACTGATAATACCGGAGCAATTTTAAAGGTCCACACCAGCAATTATCGAATTGTCGGGTTTACGGCTCAGCCTGATGATGCTCAATTAAAACAGCTTGCTCTCCGTCACAATTTACCCATGCTCGAAGATTTAGGAAGTGGTACGCTGCTGCCGCTAAGTTTGGGGGATTGGCACGAGCCTTCAGTCGCCGAGCGGCTAGCAAAGGGGATAGACATTGTTACTTTCAGCGGTGATAAACTACTGGGGGCCGGCCAGGCCGGTATTATTGCCGGTAAAAAAGATTATATAGATAAAATGAAAAAGCATCCGCTGCTTAGGGCTATCCGCATTGATAAGTTATCTTTGGCGGCGCTGGAAGGCACCTTAATCGATTACGAGCTCGGCGATGCTGAACAAACTATTCCTGTTCAGCGTTATCTAAGAATGTCCTACGAGCAGTTAGACGAAAAGGCTGCCAGACTTAAGCGGGCGCTGGCCTTTTTACCAGATGAATGGGTTTGTGAAAAAATTGATATAGAGTCGCAGGCCGGGGGCGGCTCGCTGCCGGGTATTGGCATGGCCAGCATTGGTATTGCGCTAAAGCCGACCATCATAAGTACCGCTCAACTGGAAAAAAGACTGCGGGACCATAAAGTGCCTATTATTGCTAGGGTACAAAGTGACAGGGTTATTATTGACGTGAGGTGTCTCGAAGATGGTGACATGGACTCAATCGCAGAGGCCTGCAAAGCTATAGTAGGTGAAGTATTATGA
- the yyaC gene encoding spore protease YyaC, whose translation MLNNLLNFPKPSPELKFSVHQPQTVSNIAINISTIVKRASLSGHELVIVCIGTDRSTGDSLGPLVGSKMLELNTHPHIFGTLDEPVHATNLNDTLKNIQSSFTNPYILAIDACLGKLESVGCVSIGIGPVKPGAAVNKDLPPVGNAYITGIVNVGGFMEHLVLQSTRLNLVMKMADTIAIGVTSALKDQRLNIN comes from the coding sequence ATGCTGAATAACCTGCTTAATTTCCCTAAACCTAGTCCTGAGCTTAAATTCAGTGTTCATCAACCGCAAACTGTCAGCAATATCGCTATTAATATTTCAACTATTGTTAAGCGGGCAAGCCTATCCGGCCATGAGCTTGTAATTGTCTGCATTGGAACCGACCGGTCTACCGGAGATTCCCTCGGCCCCCTGGTGGGCAGTAAAATGCTCGAACTCAACACGCATCCTCATATTTTCGGGACGTTGGATGAACCAGTACATGCAACGAATTTGAACGACACTCTCAAAAATATCCAGTCATCATTTACCAATCCTTATATTTTAGCTATTGATGCTTGTCTAGGTAAACTAGAAAGTGTAGGCTGTGTTTCAATCGGCATCGGCCCTGTTAAGCCCGGAGCAGCAGTAAATAAAGACCTGCCGCCCGTTGGGAATGCCTACATAACCGGCATCGTAAACGTCGGTGGATTTATGGAACATCTCGTTCTTCAGAGTACCCGACTTAACTTAGTAATGAAAATGGCTGATACCATCGCTATCGGCGTTACTTCGGCATTGAAGGATCAGCGCCTAAACATTAATTAA